Below is a window of Pseudomonadota bacterium DNA.
TTCGACGCCGACGCGTCCGCCATGCCGTCACTCGGCGTGATCCAGCAGATCTACCTGAGCGACTCCTCGGACGTTTACCGCGAGCTGGTGCTCGAGAAGCAACTCGTCGATCAGCTGTTCGGCTACTTCCCGGACCGCAAGGACCCCAACCTGCTGCTCATCGGCGCTCGCCTGGCCAAGCCCGAGGCCGCCGAAGAGGTCCGTAAGGCACTGCTCGACACCCTGGCCCGCGCGCGTACGGAGCTGATCCCCGCCGAGAAGCTCGAGGCCACCAAGTCCCGCCTCAAGTACAGCTTCGTCGCGCAGATGGACAACTCGGACTCCATCGCCGAGATCCTCGCCAACTACGTGCACTTCGAACGCACGCCGGAGACCATCAACCGCCTGTACCGCAGCTACGACGCGCTCACGCCCGAGGAACTGCGCGCCCAGGCCGACGCCTACTTCACCGACGCCGCCATGGTGCAGGTGACCCTCTCCAACGATGAGGCCATGGCGCACCTAGGCCCCATCCCCTCCATCGACGAGGTAGCCGCAGCCGCCAGCGCCGAGATCAACCTGGTGCAACTACCCTCGGCCAGCTCGCCGCTGGTCGACGTATCCCTCGTCTTCAGCACTGGCGCCGCCAGCGATTCGCAGGGCCACAAGGGCATCGCCAACCTCACCGCGCAGATGCTCACCGACGCCGGCTCCGCCTCGCGCACGATCACCGAGATCAACGATGCCCTGTTCCCCATGGCCGCCAGCTTCAACGCCCAGGTGGACAAGGAGATGGTGCGCCTCTCGGGCAGCGTGCATAAGGACAACCTGGAGGCGTGGCTCGACATCGTCATCGAGCAGGTCACACACCCCGGCTGGCGCGAGAGCGACTTCGAACGCATCCGCACCCAGACCGTGAACGCGCTCAAGACCGACCTCATCGGCAACAACGACGAGGAACTCGGCAAGGAGATGCTGTACCGCTACGTGTACGGCGACGCCCACCCCTACGGCGCCCCCACCCTCGGCCTCGTGGCCGATCTTGAAGCGACCACCCTGGAAGATGTGAAGGCGTTCTACGCCGCGCACTTCACCCTGGAGAACCTAACGCTCGGCCTAGCCGGCGGATACGACGAGACGCTGGTCACCCACCTCAGCAAGACCCTCGCCGATGGCCTCCCGCGCGCCACTGCTGAGCCGCTCGCCGCCTTGCCGGAGATTCCGGCCATCGACGGTCACCAGGCGGTGATCATCGAGAAGGAGACGCCCGCCGTGGCCGTGTCCTTCGGCGCGCCCATCAACCTCGTGCGCGGCGACGACGACTGGGTGGCCCTGTGGCTGGTGCGCTCCTGGCTCGGCGAGCACCGCAGCTCCAACAGCCACCTCTACAACCGCATCCGCGAGACCCGCGGCATGAACTACGGGGACTACGCCTACATCGAGTACTTCCCCCGCGGCATGTACCAGTTCCACCCGGACGCCAACCTCGGCCGGCGCTCCCAGCTGTTCCAGGTATGGCTACGCCCCCTGCGCAACAACAACGATGCGCACTTCGCCACCCGTGTGGCCATGCACGAGCTTTCGCAGCTGCTCGAGCTCGGCATGAACGAAGAGGACTTCGAGGCCACGCGCAACTACCTGCAGAAGTTCGTGAGCTTGCTGGTGAAGACTCAGTCGCGCCAGCTCGGCTACGGCGTCGACAGCCAGTACTACGAGACCGATGACTTCGTCACCTACGTGCGTGAGGGTCTCGCTAAGCTCACGCTGGCCGATGTGAACCGGGTGATCGATGAGCACCTGCAAATCGATAACCTCAAGTACGTGTTCATCACCAAGGATGCGGCCGACCTCAAGGCGCGTCTGGCGGGGGATCTGCCGTCACCGATCGAGTACAACTCGCCGAAGCCGGAGTTGGCCGCGGAGGATGCGGTGATCTCGGTGATGCCCCTTGGCTTTGAGGAAGGCGATCTAACCGTGGTGCCGGTGGACCAGGTGTTCGCCGGCGGCGACGCGCGGCGCTAGGCGCTCAAGCGGTTCGACCGGCGCTCGGTCGAACCGCCTCACCACGGCGGACCGTGGTTCAGACGGGAGCTCGATGATGATGATGAGAACACTCTGGCCGCTCCTGTGCTTGCTCGTGGCGATGGTGCTCTACGTGGCGGGGTCCGCTACCGGGGCGATAACCCTGCTGGTGGTGGGTGCGGGCTTCGAGATCGCGTTCTGGCTAGGGTTGTTGAATCGCAAGTAGTCGGACCGCCATCGGGCCCGTAGGGCCAGGCACGCGCTACCCTGCTCTCACACGACTCGAAAGGGCACAGGCATGACACTTGATCACATGGTGGTGCTGCTGTCGGATCTGGAGCACGGCATCGGCTTCTACGATCGCCTGCTACCGGCCATCGGATTCGAGAAGCTGCGCGCTCACGTGTTCAGGAACGGCGATGGATTTCACCTCGACTTCCGGCCCGCGAAAGAGCCCGAACGTGGCTACCATCGTTATGCCCCGGGCCTGAATCACCTGGGCTTCACGGCGCAGAACCGCGAAGAGATCGAACGGGTGGCGCAGTGGATGGTGGACGGCGGCTTTGAGGTTCCAGCCATTCAAGCCTTCGACGATGGGAGCGCCATCTTTTTTCGCGACGCCGACGGCATGCGAGTGGAAATCGGCGCCTACGACCCATGAGATTACGTTGGCACGCTAACCTACCGGCGGCGTCCCGCATCCAAGGTGGGTGAGCGACGACCGAAGGAGAGGCACCATATGCCGCAAGATCAATCGAAGACCCCCAGAAACCCACCGCGATCCGTCGCTCGACGCCTGCTGAACGCGACATGTGCGATGACGATCATCGGCGCCGTCGTATTCATCGTGGTGTTGGGGATGAACTTCATCGCCCTCGCCGCCGTGGCGGTGGCGCTGGTGGCGATCGGGGTGCCTGTCGCACCGGCGAGCGACTCACTCGTGGAGGTGATCTCGGGCGTCGTGCAAGCACTGGTCGACGGCCTCAGCGCTGTGGTCGAGGGTATCTCAAGCGCCATCTCGGGCATCTTCGGCTGAGGGTGGCACATTGCAGGAGGCGCTGAACCTTCGCGTGCGCGAGGACGACCTGACGTCAGCCGACGTCCAACAACTCATCGCCGAACACCTGCAAGGGATGCAGGGCAACTCCCCACCGGGTCACGTCAACGCCCTCGCCATCAACGCTCTACGCACGCCCAACATCACCTTCTGGACGGCCTGGCTCGAGGGCGCCCTATGCGGTTGCGGCGCCCTCAAACAGCTTCGCCCGGACGCCGGCGAGGTGAAGTCGATGAGAACGCGGCCCCAGTATCTGCGCCGCGGGGTCGCCCAGCGAGTACTCGATACGATGACCGATGAAGCCCAGCGTCGTGGCTATCGAGCGCTCTACCTCGAGACGGGCACTGGCGAGGCCTTCGAAGCCGCTCATGGCTTCTACCTACGCAATGGATTTACGTGGTGCGCTTCCTTTGGCGAGTACACAGCTACGGATTTCAACGTTTTCATGGTCAAGCACCTGTAGGGAAGTGAGCGACCGCCTCGGCCTTATTTTACCATTCGCAACTTAGCTTCCTCGCTAATCTATGTGATCCACTTCCCCATCCAACGCCAGCGAATTGGATTATGTGCAGGAACCCCTAAATCCCATCGCCCGCCAGCCGATACCCGAATTGCTGCAGTCGTAGAGACAGCACCAGAACAAGGCGCCGTGCATGCAGGGGAGCGAAGCAGACAATCACCTGGAGTGGCTCAACAGTATTGGGGCCGCCACGTTCGTCATTAGCACAGACAGGAAGGTGATCTTCTGGAACGACGCGTGCGAGGTGATGACGGGAATCAAGTCGTCTCAAGTGCTCAACACCGGTGAACATTGGCGCGGGTTCTACGAATCAGCACGCCCCTGCCTCGCCGATATGGTGCTGGACCAGGACTGGGCGCAGAAATCAGATCTCTACGATCACGTGCAGCGGGCCTCGAGTCGAAGGCGAGGCCTGGTGGCACGCAACTGGTGCCACACCCCTGCCGGCAAGAAGTTCCTGATCTTCGAAGCCACCGCCATCTACGATGACGACGGCGACATCTACGGCGTCATCGAGACCCTGAGCGACGCCACAAACCTCAAAATCATGGAGGAGAAGCTGCAGGTTTTCTCTCGGGCCATCTCGAATTCATCGAGCGCCATCGTGATCCAGGAACCCGACGGACGCATCGAGTTCGTCAACCCGAAGTACCTGGAGATCACGGGCTACTCCTACGAAGAGGTGATCGACCGAAGCATCGCCGACATCAGACGCCTGGTGAACATCAGCGAGGAGAGAATCCGCGAAAGCATCTGGGAGTCCGGGGAGTGGAAGG
It encodes the following:
- a CDS encoding pitrilysin family protein, with the translated sequence MPTPLPLRPARLGALLTLSVALLLSVPLASAQDTASENRVFDLPYTMRDLPNGLRVIVVPTDYPDIVSLQIPVQTGSRNEVEEGKSGFAHFFEHMMFRGTETFSAEAYGAILKNAGADQNAYTTDDYTNYHITFTKADLEKVLEIEADRFANLLYTEEQFRTEALAVKGEYLKNFSNPVQGLYERIRDLAFDVHTYKHTTMGFLRDIEIMPDQLEYSRVFFDRWYRPEKTTIILVGDLEVEPTLALVEKYWGAWERGDYDVPVPAEPAPSGTRVAHVEWQAPTQPWLAIGFRGPAFDADASAMPSLGVIQQIYLSDSSDVYRELVLEKQLVDQLFGYFPDRKDPNLLLIGARLAKPEAAEEVRKALLDTLARARTELIPAEKLEATKSRLKYSFVAQMDNSDSIAEILANYVHFERTPETINRLYRSYDALTPEELRAQADAYFTDAAMVQVTLSNDEAMAHLGPIPSIDEVAAAASAEINLVQLPSASSPLVDVSLVFSTGAASDSQGHKGIANLTAQMLTDAGSASRTITEINDALFPMAASFNAQVDKEMVRLSGSVHKDNLEAWLDIVIEQVTHPGWRESDFERIRTQTVNALKTDLIGNNDEELGKEMLYRYVYGDAHPYGAPTLGLVADLEATTLEDVKAFYAAHFTLENLTLGLAGGYDETLVTHLSKTLADGLPRATAEPLAALPEIPAIDGHQAVIIEKETPAVAVSFGAPINLVRGDDDWVALWLVRSWLGEHRSSNSHLYNRIRETRGMNYGDYAYIEYFPRGMYQFHPDANLGRRSQLFQVWLRPLRNNNDAHFATRVAMHELSQLLELGMNEEDFEATRNYLQKFVSLLVKTQSRQLGYGVDSQYYETDDFVTYVREGLAKLTLADVNRVIDEHLQIDNLKYVFITKDAADLKARLAGDLPSPIEYNSPKPELAAEDAVISVMPLGFEEGDLTVVPVDQVFAGGDARR
- a CDS encoding GNAT family N-acetyltransferase; its protein translation is MQEALNLRVREDDLTSADVQQLIAEHLQGMQGNSPPGHVNALAINALRTPNITFWTAWLEGALCGCGALKQLRPDAGEVKSMRTRPQYLRRGVAQRVLDTMTDEAQRRGYRALYLETGTGEAFEAAHGFYLRNGFTWCASFGEYTATDFNVFMVKHL
- a CDS encoding VOC family protein; protein product: MTLDHMVVLLSDLEHGIGFYDRLLPAIGFEKLRAHVFRNGDGFHLDFRPAKEPERGYHRYAPGLNHLGFTAQNREEIERVAQWMVDGGFEVPAIQAFDDGSAIFFRDADGMRVEIGAYDP